From the genome of Deinococcus sp. JMULE3, one region includes:
- a CDS encoding transcriptional regulator has product MSTAPPESHPLNALLGLNRVIHEPVRLAIMSVLAGAHDVEFKYLEAALGLSRGNLSSHAAKLEDAGYLEVHKAFRGKLPVTSYRITPLGQQTLDSYWAALRGAAPPPT; this is encoded by the coding sequence GTGAGCACCGCGCCGCCTGAATCCCATCCTCTGAACGCCCTGCTGGGCCTGAACCGCGTGATTCACGAACCCGTCCGCCTGGCCATCATGAGCGTCCTGGCGGGCGCTCATGACGTGGAATTCAAGTACCTGGAAGCTGCGCTGGGCCTCAGCCGCGGCAACCTCAGCAGTCACGCTGCCAAACTGGAAGACGCCGGGTATCTGGAAGTGCACAAGGCCTTCCGGGGCAAGCTGCCCGTCACCAGTTACCGCATCACGCCGCTGGGACAGCAGACGCTGGACAGCTACTGGGCTGCCCTGCGCGGCGCCGCGCCCCCACCCACCTGA
- the gltX gene encoding glutamate--tRNA ligase — MSVVTRIAPSPTGDPHVGTAYIGLFNFTLARQGGGKFILRIEDTDRNRYVPDSEKRIFQMMQWLGLTPDESPLQGGPNGPYRQSERFDLYGEYARQLVASGHAYYAFETADELSALREAAQAEGRVIAVPSRDLDASAAQARVEAGEAAVIRLKVPREGETVVNDRLRDPIHFQNREIDDKVLLKADGFPTYHLANVVDDRLMGVTHVVRAEEWITSTPIHVLLYRAFSWPEPVFAHMPLLRNSDRSKISKRKNPTSVEWYQQQGFLPEAMLNFLATMGWTHPDGLEVFDLEEFARVFRLEDVTLGGPVFSQEKLRWYNGKYLREVLTEEEVARRLHAFLADQKVNLPLDDYFRSVVRLMTPRIEVFSEFLDKTPYFWSEEYPVTEKAQAAIDGARDLLPELAATLKNLPTFDAASIKAAFAAFAEEKGLKLGKVMPPVRAAVAGTMESPDLPDLLATLGRDRVVARIGKLGA, encoded by the coding sequence ATGTCTGTTGTGACCCGTATTGCTCCGAGCCCGACCGGTGACCCTCATGTGGGGACCGCGTACATCGGGCTGTTCAATTTCACGCTGGCCCGTCAGGGTGGCGGGAAGTTCATCCTGCGCATCGAGGACACGGACCGGAACCGTTACGTGCCGGACAGTGAGAAGCGCATCTTCCAGATGATGCAGTGGCTGGGCCTGACGCCGGACGAGTCGCCGCTGCAGGGCGGTCCGAACGGCCCGTACCGTCAGTCGGAGCGGTTTGACCTGTACGGCGAGTACGCGCGTCAGCTGGTGGCGAGTGGGCACGCGTACTACGCGTTCGAGACGGCCGACGAACTGTCGGCGCTGCGGGAGGCGGCGCAGGCGGAGGGCCGCGTGATCGCGGTGCCCAGCCGCGACCTGGACGCGTCGGCGGCGCAGGCGCGGGTGGAGGCGGGCGAGGCGGCCGTGATCCGCCTGAAGGTCCCGCGTGAGGGCGAGACGGTCGTGAATGACCGCCTGCGTGACCCGATTCACTTCCAGAACCGCGAGATCGACGACAAGGTGCTCCTGAAGGCGGACGGGTTCCCCACGTACCACCTGGCGAACGTGGTGGATGACCGCCTGATGGGCGTGACGCACGTGGTCCGCGCCGAGGAGTGGATCACGAGCACGCCCATTCACGTGCTGCTGTACCGCGCCTTTTCCTGGCCTGAGCCGGTGTTCGCGCACATGCCGCTGCTGCGCAATTCGGACAGGTCGAAGATCAGCAAGCGCAAGAACCCGACGAGCGTCGAGTGGTACCAGCAGCAGGGCTTCCTGCCCGAGGCGATGCTGAACTTCCTGGCGACGATGGGCTGGACGCACCCGGACGGCCTGGAGGTGTTCGACCTGGAGGAATTCGCGCGGGTGTTCCGGCTGGAGGACGTGACGCTGGGCGGCCCGGTGTTCAGTCAGGAGAAGCTCCGCTGGTACAACGGCAAGTACCTGCGCGAGGTGCTGACTGAAGAGGAGGTCGCCCGGAGGCTGCACGCGTTCCTGGCCGATCAGAAGGTGAACCTCCCCCTGGACGACTACTTCCGCTCGGTGGTGCGCCTGATGACGCCCCGCATCGAGGTGTTCAGCGAGTTCCTCGACAAGACCCCCTACTTCTGGTCCGAGGAGTACCCCGTGACCGAGAAGGCGCAGGCGGCGATCGACGGCGCGCGGGACCTGCTGCCCGAGCTGGCCGCCACGCTGAAGAACCTCCCCACCTTCGACGCGGCGTCCATCAAGGCGGCCTTCGCGGCGTTCGCCGAGGAGAAGGGCCTGAAGCTCGGGAAGGTCATGCCCCCCGTGCGCGCGGCGGTCGCCGGGACGATGGAGAGCCCGGACCTGCCGGACCTGCTCGCCACGCTGGGCCGTGACCGGGTGGTCGCCCGGATCGGTAAGCTGGGCGCATGA
- a CDS encoding aldo/keto reductase has protein sequence MTDTTPSTPSAAPSGTFDIGGDLAVTRLGFGAMRVTGDGVWGDPADREGALTTLRRLPELGVNLVDTADSYGPAVSEELIREALHPYDRVVIATKGGLTRTGPNVWIPVGRPEYLKQQAHLSRRRLGVDRIDLWQLHRIDPNVPRDEQFGAIRELMDEGVIRHAGLSEVSVEEIEAARAVFPVATVQNLYNLANRKSEDVLDYCQREHIGFIPWYPLAAGNLAREGSVLTEIAARLGATPSQVALAWVLRRSPVMLPIPGTGKVRHLEENVAAARLELTDEDFRALDEVGRQEWEKQQS, from the coding sequence ATGACCGACACCACCCCCAGCACCCCCAGTGCCGCCCCGAGCGGCACCTTCGACATCGGCGGGGACCTGGCCGTCACCCGCCTGGGCTTCGGCGCGATGCGCGTCACCGGTGACGGCGTGTGGGGCGACCCCGCCGACCGCGAGGGCGCCCTGACCACCCTGCGCCGCCTGCCGGAACTCGGCGTGAACCTCGTCGACACCGCCGACAGCTACGGCCCGGCCGTCAGCGAGGAACTCATCCGCGAGGCGCTGCACCCCTACGACCGCGTCGTGATCGCCACGAAGGGCGGCCTGACCCGCACCGGCCCGAACGTGTGGATTCCCGTGGGTCGCCCCGAGTACCTCAAGCAGCAGGCGCACCTGTCGCGCCGCCGCCTGGGCGTGGACCGCATTGACCTGTGGCAGCTGCACCGCATCGACCCGAACGTGCCGCGCGACGAGCAGTTCGGCGCAATCAGGGAACTCATGGACGAGGGCGTCATCCGCCACGCGGGCCTCTCGGAAGTCAGCGTTGAGGAGATCGAGGCTGCCCGCGCCGTCTTCCCGGTCGCGACCGTGCAGAACCTCTACAACCTCGCCAACCGCAAGAGCGAGGACGTCCTCGACTACTGCCAGCGCGAGCACATCGGCTTCATCCCCTGGTACCCGCTGGCTGCCGGGAACCTCGCCAGGGAAGGCAGCGTCCTGACCGAGATCGCCGCCCGCCTGGGCGCCACGCCGTCCCAGGTGGCGCTGGCCTGGGTCCTGAGGCGCAGTCCCGTCATGCTGCCCATCCCCGGCACCGGCAAGGTCAGGCACCTGGAGGAGAACGTCGCCGCCGCCCGCCTGGAACTGACCGACGAGGACTTCCGCGCGCTGGACGAGGTCGGCCGTCAGGAATGGGAGAAACAGCAGAGCTGA
- a CDS encoding DUF1304 domain-containing protein yields MTLIASVLVGLIALLHVYILVLEMFLWTTPRAMKAFGTTPELAAQTRVMAGNQGLYNGFLAAGLIWGLITGSAAIQLFFLACVAVAGLYGAATANRRILFIQTVPATLAILAVLLAR; encoded by the coding sequence ATGACCCTGATCGCCTCAGTTCTGGTGGGCCTGATCGCCCTGCTGCACGTGTACATCCTGGTGCTGGAGATGTTCCTGTGGACCACCCCGCGCGCCATGAAGGCCTTCGGGACCACGCCGGAACTCGCGGCGCAGACCCGCGTCATGGCGGGCAACCAGGGCCTGTACAACGGCTTCCTGGCGGCGGGCCTGATCTGGGGCCTGATCACCGGTTCGGCGGCGATTCAGCTGTTCTTCCTGGCGTGCGTGGCGGTCGCGGGCCTGTACGGCGCGGCCACCGCGAACCGCCGCATCCTGTTCATCCAGACGGTACCCGCCACGCTGGCGATCCTGGCGGTGCTGCTGGCCCGCTGA
- a CDS encoding transposase gives MPTKELPLHQHTVVDLFIIIYVYVDDYLKAAACSGLFTLPNEPHQKGSYAELMTIALVGDLLAQPSAQQWYAQVRATYGFLFPVLPDRTRYLRIQQNLERIYADLALRLPHFDDDTVYVIDSKPLVCCVGGRHKRPRAMTTATSGRGGQGGYGKTGFFYGFKLHAVIDDHGMLVRFAIVPGREGDPPVARALLEVQEARLVLGDRGYQGCGVYAQPKKNFKRPRPWWGAMRWVRKTIETVFSRLDRSFHLMLPQLNSERSIRAHVCRKVAAHNLGLFFGAF, from the coding sequence ATGCCTACCAAAGAACTTCCGCTCCATCAGCATACCGTCGTCGACCTATTCATCATCATCTACGTCTACGTCGACGATTACCTCAAGGCCGCTGCGTGCAGCGGCCTTTTCACGCTCCCGAACGAGCCGCACCAAAAGGGCAGTTACGCTGAATTGATGACCATTGCGCTCGTCGGCGATTTGCTCGCACAGCCCTCGGCACAGCAGTGGTACGCCCAGGTGCGAGCCACGTATGGCTTCCTCTTTCCCGTCCTTCCGGATCGCACGCGGTATCTGCGGATTCAACAGAATCTCGAACGGATCTACGCGGATCTCGCGTTGCGCCTGCCCCACTTCGACGACGACACGGTGTACGTCATCGACAGTAAGCCGCTGGTGTGTTGTGTCGGAGGGCGGCACAAACGGCCCAGAGCGATGACCACGGCCACCAGTGGCCGTGGTGGTCAGGGGGGATACGGCAAAACGGGGTTCTTTTACGGCTTCAAGCTGCATGCCGTGATCGACGATCACGGCATGCTCGTGCGCTTTGCCATTGTGCCAGGTCGAGAAGGTGATCCACCGGTAGCACGGGCTCTCCTGGAAGTTCAGGAAGCCAGACTGGTCCTTGGGGATCGGGGATACCAGGGATGCGGCGTGTATGCGCAGCCGAAGAAGAACTTCAAAAGGCCGCGCCCCTGGTGGGGCGCGATGCGGTGGGTTCGGAAGACCATCGAGACTGTTTTTTCTCGGTTGGATCGTTCATTTCACTTGATGCTGCCGCAACTGAATTCAGAGCGCTCCATCCGGGCGCATGTGTGTCGGAAGGTTGCGGCACACAACCTGGGGCTTTTTTTCGGGGCATTCTGA
- a CDS encoding nitroreductase family protein: protein MDLIDGMLARRTTNGPFRPDPVSRDHQHLLMRVAQAAPSHFNSQPWRFVLIENPDTIAQVAAIAGQSMTELIEGGVFFERYRRYFRFTQQEMEDRRDGIHIDHLPGPLKPFTRQVFSDAGLKLMRQLGVPKKLGEDNRKLVAGSPLLLAALLDKGEYRPGELSGFYSVFGLGAAMENIWNAVGALGMGIQFVSTPMEIPRHWQAIQDLLRVPDDLELMAVYRLGYLPPDQARPSIDWSSRHRKRLDQFVYRDTCDQPERDSGADGF from the coding sequence ATGGACCTGATCGACGGCATGCTCGCGCGGCGCACCACCAACGGCCCCTTCCGCCCGGACCCGGTCAGCCGCGACCACCAGCACCTCCTGATGCGCGTCGCGCAGGCCGCCCCCAGCCACTTCAACAGCCAGCCGTGGCGTTTCGTGCTGATCGAGAACCCGGACACCATCGCGCAGGTCGCCGCCATCGCCGGGCAGAGCATGACCGAACTCATCGAGGGCGGCGTGTTCTTCGAACGCTACCGCCGCTACTTCCGCTTCACGCAGCAGGAAATGGAGGACCGGCGCGACGGCATTCACATCGACCACCTGCCCGGCCCACTGAAACCCTTCACGCGGCAGGTGTTCAGCGACGCCGGACTGAAACTCATGCGGCAACTCGGCGTGCCGAAAAAACTCGGGGAGGACAACCGCAAACTCGTCGCGGGCAGCCCCCTGCTGCTCGCCGCCCTGCTCGACAAGGGCGAGTACCGCCCCGGCGAACTGTCCGGCTTCTACTCCGTGTTCGGCCTGGGCGCCGCCATGGAGAACATCTGGAACGCCGTCGGCGCGCTCGGCATGGGCATCCAGTTCGTCAGCACGCCCATGGAGATCCCCCGCCACTGGCAGGCCATCCAGGACCTCCTGCGCGTCCCGGACGACCTGGAACTCATGGCCGTGTACCGCCTCGGGTACCTGCCGCCCGACCAGGCGCGGCCCAGCATCGACTGGAGCAGCCGCCACCGCAAACGCCTCGACCAGTTCGTGTACCGCGACACCTGCGACCAGCCCGAACGCGATTCTGGTGCAGATGGGTTCTGA
- a CDS encoding C39 family peptidase gives MRSPALLVTAALLVGAAAFGVTRFQSGAEAQTAAVEQPAVPALPPAPETAPDTPTPVEPELSPEPSPAPEPVTPTPVKVQPPTPEVTPASPPAAPARVLPARASVTGVRHEYQRLNNCGPVTIGMALRGWGGTLNQYDIAPKLKPSKGDVNVSPEELAAFARAQGMDVHLARGGDRALLRSLLASGIPVIVETWFVTPDSGGMGHYRLLTGYDDATGQFSALDSYLGPLRMDYAKFDEQWRSFGRTYLIVTPPSKRAVLAGVLGWRADRAQEKAETLRVAGREAERRNDAVGFLALGQAQLDAGDARAAARTFDRAFAAPPDRTLDPTRPAWVQGGLPWRALWYSFGPLEAYTRTGQYARVLTLTGAVLRSVPTHEEAHYWRARALTGLGRTAEAQAAYREALRLRPGYAEARQELNRL, from the coding sequence ATGCGTTCCCCTGCCCTGCTGGTGACGGCGGCCCTGCTCGTGGGGGCGGCCGCGTTCGGTGTCACGCGCTTCCAGTCGGGTGCGGAGGCTCAGACGGCTGCGGTCGAGCAACCAGCGGTGCCTGCGCTGCCACCCGCTCCGGAAACCGCGCCCGATACGCCCACACCGGTCGAGCCAGAACTCAGCCCGGAACCATCACCCGCACCAGAACCGGTCACACCCACTCCGGTAAAGGTGCAGCCGCCCACGCCGGAGGTCACACCCGCTTCCCCTCCAGCCGCGCCTGCCCGGGTGCTGCCGGCGCGGGCCAGCGTCACGGGCGTCCGGCACGAGTACCAGCGGCTGAACAACTGCGGGCCGGTCACGATCGGCATGGCTCTGAGAGGCTGGGGGGGCACGCTGAACCAGTACGACATCGCCCCGAAACTCAAGCCGTCGAAGGGGGACGTGAACGTCTCGCCGGAGGAACTCGCGGCGTTCGCGCGGGCGCAGGGGATGGACGTGCACCTCGCACGCGGCGGGGACCGGGCGCTGCTGCGGTCACTGCTCGCGTCGGGCATCCCGGTGATCGTGGAGACGTGGTTCGTCACGCCGGACTCTGGTGGGATGGGGCACTACCGCCTGCTGACCGGGTACGACGACGCCACCGGGCAGTTCAGCGCGCTGGACTCCTATCTGGGACCGCTGCGGATGGACTACGCGAAGTTCGACGAGCAGTGGCGGTCCTTCGGGCGCACGTACCTGATCGTCACCCCGCCCTCGAAACGGGCGGTCCTGGCGGGCGTGCTCGGCTGGCGGGCCGACCGCGCGCAGGAGAAAGCCGAGACGCTGCGGGTCGCCGGGCGCGAGGCGGAACGGCGCAACGACGCCGTGGGCTTCCTGGCGCTCGGGCAGGCGCAACTGGACGCCGGGGACGCCCGCGCCGCCGCCCGCACCTTCGACCGGGCGTTCGCCGCCCCGCCCGACCGCACCCTGGACCCCACTCGGCCCGCGTGGGTGCAGGGTGGCCTGCCGTGGCGCGCGCTGTGGTACTCGTTCGGGCCGCTGGAGGCGTACACCCGCACCGGGCAGTACGCGCGGGTGCTGACCCTGACGGGCGCGGTGCTGCGCTCGGTCCCCACGCACGAGGAAGCGCACTACTGGCGCGCCCGCGCCCTGACCGGCCTGGGCCGCACCGCCGAAGCTCAGGCCGCGTACCGCGAGGCGCTGCGCCTGCGCCCCGGCTACGCGGAGGCGCGGCAGGAACTGAACCGGCTGTAG
- a CDS encoding type III polyketide synthase: MLPTPHLRALVTGTPPHLTPQAQVQEAARTLFPRMAARPQLLDVFTNAMIDTRALARPLDWYLTPRGFGEKNAVFIQEARALTRRLAREALDAAQIEAADVDAVVVVNTSGISAPSLDADLIEHLGINRHAARLPVWGLGCAGGASGLARAADLVRAGYRRVLYVAVELCSLTLVHGDETKSNFVGTALFSDGGAAAVLTHPDESGPAPLAELCGAYSTLIEDSEDIMGWDVVDEGLKVRFSRDIPTLVRGMMQENVQAALSAHGWSHDTVDTYVVHPGGVKVLSAYEDALNLPAGALDASRHVLRHYGNMSSVTVLFVLQETLRAHPQGRALLSAMGPGFSAEHVLLNFPG, encoded by the coding sequence ATGCTCCCCACGCCTCACCTGCGTGCCCTCGTGACCGGCACGCCCCCCCACCTCACGCCACAGGCCCAGGTGCAGGAGGCCGCCCGCACCCTCTTCCCGCGCATGGCGGCCCGCCCGCAACTGCTGGACGTCTTCACGAACGCCATGATCGACACGCGCGCCCTGGCCCGCCCACTCGACTGGTACCTCACCCCGCGCGGCTTCGGCGAGAAGAACGCCGTCTTCATCCAGGAGGCCCGCGCCCTGACCCGTAGGCTGGCCAGGGAGGCGCTGGACGCCGCGCAGATCGAAGCGGCCGACGTGGACGCCGTCGTCGTCGTGAATACCAGCGGCATCAGCGCCCCCAGCCTCGACGCCGACCTGATCGAACACCTGGGGATCAACCGGCATGCCGCGCGCCTGCCCGTGTGGGGCCTCGGCTGCGCCGGGGGCGCCAGCGGCCTCGCCCGCGCCGCCGACCTCGTCCGCGCCGGGTACCGCCGCGTACTGTACGTCGCCGTGGAACTGTGCAGCCTGACCCTCGTGCACGGTGACGAGACCAAGAGCAACTTCGTCGGCACCGCCCTCTTCTCCGACGGGGGCGCCGCCGCCGTCCTCACCCACCCCGACGAGTCCGGGCCCGCCCCCCTGGCCGAACTGTGCGGCGCGTACTCCACCCTGATCGAGGACAGCGAGGACATCATGGGCTGGGACGTCGTGGACGAGGGCCTGAAAGTCCGCTTCAGCCGCGACATCCCCACCCTGGTCCGCGGCATGATGCAGGAGAACGTCCAGGCTGCCCTGAGCGCCCACGGCTGGAGTCATGACACCGTGGACACATACGTCGTCCACCCCGGCGGCGTGAAAGTCCTCAGCGCCTACGAGGACGCCCTGAACCTCCCCGCCGGAGCGCTGGACGCCAGCCGCCACGTCCTGCGCCACTACGGCAACATGAGCAGCGTCACCGTCCTGTTCGTCCTGCAGGAAACCCTGCGCGCCCACCCCCAGGGCCGCGCCCTCCTGAGCGCCATGGGCCCCGGCTTCAGCGCCGAACACGTCCTCCTGAACTTCCCCGGCTGA
- a CDS encoding ATP-binding protein — MTVTAKARTLGELLQTEGYAGRAPFDGKIRLVQDEVRDNLTRKLRSGEELFPGVVGYDDTVIPQLVNALLARQNFILLGLRGQAKSRILRAITELLDPEVPVIAGVDMPDDVLNPVGAEGRALLEAHGLDLPVRWLPRADRYVEKLATPDVTVADLIGDVDPIKAARLGTSLGDVRSMHFGLLPRANRGIFAVNELADLAPKVQVALFNILQEGDVQIKGYPIRLELDVMLVFSANPEDYTARGKIVTPLKDRIGSEIRTHYPTDVRLGMDITAQEAVRSGDVTVPEFIAELVEEIAFQAREDGRVDKLSGVSQRLPISLMEVAAANAERRSLTQGDDAVVRVSDVYAGLPAITGKMELEYEGELKGADNVARDVIRKAAGAVYARRHGSANTRELEKWFEAGNVFRFPQGGDSAAALKAAGEVPGLSDLAAEVAASSVDAVRVSAAEFILEGLYGRKKLSRAEELYAAPEPETRQQRGGRWN; from the coding sequence ATGACCGTGACTGCGAAGGCGAGGACGTTGGGAGAACTGCTTCAGACCGAAGGGTACGCCGGGCGCGCGCCGTTCGACGGGAAGATCCGCCTGGTGCAGGACGAGGTGCGGGACAACCTGACCCGCAAGCTGCGCAGCGGCGAGGAGCTGTTCCCGGGTGTGGTGGGGTACGACGACACGGTGATCCCGCAGCTGGTGAACGCGCTGCTGGCGCGGCAGAACTTCATCCTGCTGGGCCTGCGCGGGCAGGCGAAGAGCCGCATCCTGCGCGCGATCACGGAGCTGCTCGACCCCGAGGTGCCGGTCATCGCGGGCGTGGACATGCCGGACGACGTGCTGAACCCGGTGGGTGCGGAGGGCCGCGCGCTGCTGGAGGCACACGGGCTGGACCTGCCGGTCCGCTGGCTGCCGCGCGCGGATCGGTACGTGGAGAAACTGGCGACGCCGGACGTGACGGTCGCGGACCTGATCGGGGACGTGGACCCCATCAAGGCGGCGCGGCTGGGCACCAGCCTGGGTGACGTGCGCTCCATGCACTTCGGGCTGCTGCCCCGCGCGAACCGTGGGATCTTTGCCGTGAACGAACTGGCGGATCTCGCGCCGAAGGTGCAGGTGGCGCTGTTCAACATCCTTCAGGAGGGGGACGTGCAGATCAAGGGCTACCCCATCCGCCTGGAACTGGACGTCATGCTGGTCTTCAGCGCGAACCCCGAGGATTACACGGCGCGCGGGAAGATCGTCACGCCCTTGAAGGACCGCATCGGCAGCGAGATCCGCACGCACTACCCGACCGACGTGCGCCTGGGCATGGACATCACCGCGCAGGAGGCCGTGCGCAGCGGCGACGTGACGGTGCCGGAGTTCATCGCGGAACTCGTGGAAGAAATTGCCTTCCAGGCGCGCGAGGACGGCCGCGTGGACAAGCTGAGCGGCGTGTCGCAGCGCCTCCCGATCTCGCTGATGGAGGTCGCCGCCGCGAACGCCGAACGCCGCAGCCTGACGCAGGGCGACGACGCGGTCGTGCGCGTCAGTGACGTGTACGCGGGCCTCCCGGCGATCACCGGGAAGATGGAACTGGAGTACGAGGGGGAACTCAAGGGCGCGGACAACGTCGCCCGGGACGTGATCCGCAAGGCCGCCGGGGCCGTGTACGCCCGCCGCCACGGCAGCGCGAACACCCGCGAACTGGAGAAATGGTTCGAGGCCGGGAACGTCTTCCGCTTCCCGCAGGGCGGGGACAGCGCCGCCGCCCTGAAAGCCGCGGGTGAGGTGCCGGGCCTGAGCGACCTGGCCGCCGAGGTCGCCGCGAGCAGCGTGGACGCCGTGCGCGTCTCCGCCGCCGAGTTCATCCTGGAGGGCCTGTACGGCCGCAAGAAACTGTCCCGCGCGGAGGAACTGTACGCCGCGCCGGAACCCGAAACGCGCCAGCAGCGCGGCGGCCGCTGGAATTGA
- a CDS encoding alpha-ketoacid dehydrogenase subunit beta: protein MTAPTTHAPQPTTHKNMTMVAAINDALDIALAADDTVHIFGEDVGVMGGVFRATDGLQAKHGQERVFDTPLAEAAIVGMGIGMGLAGLKPIAEIQFAGFLYPALDQILSHLGRYRHRTRSRYHLPMVIRAPYGGGVHTPEQHADSPEAILAHTPGVKVVIPSTPADAKGLLLSAINDPDPVFFFEAIKLYRSIKEDVPTGDYRVPIGKARIVTQGDDVTVICYGGMVEVAHKAAAAAHAAGIGVEVIDLRTLVPMDTDTIITSVAKTGRAIIVTEAPRTAGFHSEIAAIIAEEAIEHLRAPIIRVTGFDAPYPPFTAVEDVYRPNPLRVAKAIRQVMDY, encoded by the coding sequence ATGACCGCCCCCACAACCCACGCCCCACAACCCACAACCCACAAAAACATGACGATGGTCGCCGCCATCAACGACGCCCTCGACATCGCCCTCGCCGCCGACGACACCGTCCACATCTTCGGCGAGGACGTCGGCGTCATGGGCGGCGTGTTCCGCGCCACCGACGGCCTCCAGGCCAAACACGGCCAGGAACGCGTGTTCGACACCCCCCTCGCCGAGGCCGCCATCGTCGGCATGGGCATCGGCATGGGCCTCGCGGGCCTCAAACCCATCGCGGAAATCCAGTTCGCAGGCTTCCTCTACCCCGCCCTCGACCAGATCCTCTCCCACCTCGGCCGCTACCGCCACCGCACCCGCAGCCGCTACCACCTCCCCATGGTCATCCGCGCCCCCTACGGCGGCGGCGTCCACACCCCCGAACAACACGCCGACAGCCCCGAAGCGATCCTCGCCCACACCCCCGGCGTCAAAGTCGTCATCCCCAGCACCCCCGCCGACGCCAAAGGCCTCCTCCTCAGCGCCATCAACGACCCCGACCCCGTCTTCTTCTTCGAAGCCATCAAGCTCTACCGCAGCATCAAAGAAGACGTCCCCACCGGCGACTACCGCGTCCCCATCGGCAAAGCCCGCATCGTCACCCAAGGCGACGACGTCACCGTCATCTGCTACGGCGGCATGGTCGAAGTCGCCCATAAAGCCGCCGCCGCCGCCCACGCCGCAGGCATCGGCGTCGAAGTCATCGACCTGCGCACCCTCGTCCCCATGGACACCGACACCATCATCACCAGCGTCGCCAAAACCGGCCGCGCCATCATCGTCACCGAAGCGCCCCGCACCGCCGGCTTCCACAGCGAAATCGCCGCCATCATCGCCGAAGAAGCCATCGAACACCTCCGCGCCCCCATCATCCGCGTCACCGGCTTCGACGCCCCCTACCCACCCTTCACCGCCGTCGAGGACGTGTACCGGCCCAACCCGCTGCGGGTGGCGAAGGCGATTCGGCAGGTCATGGACTACTGA
- the pdhA gene encoding pyruvate dehydrogenase (acetyl-transferring) E1 component subunit alpha, producing MVQCLAPDGSVVREDLLPDPGTRLELYRQMRRARHFDERGWVLYRQGRLGVFPPFGGMEASQVGTAAALTKNDWLFPTYRDTGAALTLGLPIARTLAYWRTSPHGWHMPADLKVLPFYIPIATQYPQAVGAALAERRQGTRNVAMAFIGDGGSSEGDFHEALNFAGALNAPCVFILQNNGWAISVPTRAQTRATDLSRRADGYGIPGVRVDGNDALATYHVTREAVERARDGGGPTLIETVTYRVKPHTVADDPSRYRSEADTAGWDAKDPVTRLRTHLLNAGLMTEASEADLLAEIAAEFEAALAEADSYPEPTPAEILDHVFAEPTPQLKKQRAEILAEHAQNGTQSSKEQA from the coding sequence ATGGTGCAGTGCCTCGCCCCGGACGGCTCGGTCGTCCGCGAGGACCTGCTGCCCGACCCCGGAACGCGCCTGGAACTGTACCGGCAGATGCGCCGCGCCCGGCACTTCGACGAGCGCGGCTGGGTGCTGTACCGCCAGGGTCGCCTGGGCGTCTTCCCCCCCTTCGGCGGGATGGAGGCCAGCCAGGTCGGCACCGCCGCCGCGCTGACGAAGAACGACTGGCTGTTCCCCACGTACCGCGACACCGGCGCGGCCCTGACGCTCGGCCTGCCCATCGCGCGCACCCTCGCGTACTGGCGCACGAGCCCGCACGGGTGGCACATGCCCGCCGACCTGAAGGTCCTGCCGTTCTACATCCCGATCGCCACGCAGTACCCGCAGGCGGTCGGCGCGGCCCTCGCCGAGCGGCGACAGGGCACCCGCAACGTCGCCATGGCCTTCATCGGGGACGGCGGCAGCAGCGAGGGCGACTTCCACGAGGCGCTGAACTTCGCCGGGGCCCTGAACGCCCCGTGCGTGTTCATCCTCCAGAACAACGGCTGGGCGATCAGCGTCCCCACCCGCGCACAGACGCGCGCCACCGACCTGAGCCGCCGCGCCGACGGGTACGGCATTCCCGGCGTGCGCGTGGACGGCAACGACGCGCTGGCCACCTACCACGTCACCCGCGAGGCCGTGGAGCGCGCCCGCGATGGCGGCGGCCCCACCCTGATCGAGACGGTCACGTACCGCGTCAAGCCGCACACCGTCGCCGACGACCCCAGCCGCTACCGCAGCGAGGCCGACACCGCAGGCTGGGACGCCAAGGACCCCGTCACGCGCCTGCGCACCCACCTCCTGAACGCGGGCCTGATGACCGAGGCCAGCGAGGCCGACCTGCTCGCCGAGATCGCCGCCGAGTTCGAGGCCGCCCTGGCCGAGGCCGACAGCTACCCCGAACCCACCCCCGCCGAGATCCTCGACCACGTGTTCGCCGAACCCACCCCGCAACTGAAGAAACAGCGTGCCGAGATCCTCGCCGAGCACGCCCAGAACGGCACCCAGAGCAGCAAGGAGCAGGCATGA